The following is a genomic window from Caproiciproducens sp. CPB-2.
GATATCGGAAGCCGACTGCGGCATTCTGGTTCCCGGCCTCATACGCATAGTCGTGCATTTCTTCGAGGTGATCGTCAAGCGCCCAGGTGACGTCCCGATAAATCTTCAGCAGCAGTTTCGATTTGTGGAACACCGTGTCGCCATCCATGCCAAGCGAAGCAATTTTCGCTTTGTGCTTGCGTAATGCTGCGGTATCTTTTGCCATTCGTAAACCTCCCTTGAGCCATAAACCGGCAAAATCCTATCTGTTAGCTACGTTAGCGCACCTGCTAACACGACGGGGTAAAAGCGGCGGGGCCTGAGCCCCGCCCGCATATTCAATCGCAGACGATGACGTCGAGTGAACGCAGCATGTCGGCCTGTTTCAGCCGAATGCGAACCGCTGTTCGTGAAACATCGAAGATTTCAGTCAGTTCCGTAATCACACTGGCCGTTTCCTTTGACCCGCAGCCTTCGATGATATATGAGCCGGCATGGTGGCGATGCATAACCGCCAGCGCCACAGGATAGAACACGCAGGCGGGCATCAGCATGGACGAAGCAAATCTGTCCGCCTGCCATTCCAGCCAATCGCTCTCCGACCAGAACTCCCGCCGATTATCTCTGCTCGTATTGGCTTTCCTGCATGCAATGTACGGGCGGGATTGACGAAGATTGAACTTGTTCCCGTCCGCGTAATACATCTGCCGATGGATGATCCAATGCGAAACTTCATGCGCGATGGTAAAGCGCCGGCGATGGTGGTTTTCCTCCGGCATTAGGCTGGCGTCAACGACAATTGTGCCGGCCATAAGGCGTTCCTGAATCATCTTCTTTTCCAGACTCATGACTTCAACATTGATGTCATCAA
Proteins encoded in this region:
- a CDS encoding ImmA/IrrE family metallo-endopeptidase; this encodes MEIPLNQKSNGMYLFHCGDFDKIAELVLREQAPYMLEKAQPLEIEALADESYSLTIIDRCLSAHGSVLGMINFDDINVEVMSLEKKMIQERLMAGTIVVDASLMPEENHHRRRFTIAHEVSHWIIHRQMYYADGNKFNLRQSRPYIACRKANTSRDNRREFWSESDWLEWQADRFASSMLMPACVFYPVALAVMHRHHAGSYIIEGCGSKETASVITELTEIFDVSRTAVRIRLKQADMLRSLDVIVCD